In Impatiens glandulifera unplaced genomic scaffold, dImpGla2.1, whole genome shotgun sequence, one DNA window encodes the following:
- the LOC124918460 gene encoding uncharacterized mitochondrial protein AtMg00810-like translates to MSDSKPLNTPISYRSSLSRHDGDTLPKPFLYRNIIGALQYLVLTRLELAFGFNRACQFMQSPTTTHWSAVKIILRHLHHIPHHGLFIRPTSSLDISAFSNSNWDGCLDDHRSTTNYCIFLGDNLISWNSKKQQVVTRYSPELIWLQSLLRELYIFPLQPP, encoded by the coding sequence ATGAGTGACTCAAAACCTCTTAATACTCCAATATCTTATAGGTCATCTTTATCTCGCCATGATGGCGACACTCTTCCTAAACCATTTTTGTACCGCAACATTATTGGTGCTCTCCAATACTTGGTTCTTACTCGACTTGAACTAGCATTTGGTTTCAACCGTGCCTGCCAATTCATGCAGTCTCCTACTACCACTCATTGGTCTGCAGTAAAAATAATACTTCGCCACCTTCATCATATTCCTCATCATGGACTCTTTATTCGTCCAACATCTTCTCTTGATATATCTGCATTTTCTAACTCCAACTGGGATGGTTGTCTGGACGATCATCGCTCCACAACTAACTACTGCATATTTCTTGGTGACAATCTTATCTCTTGGAATTCAAAGAAACAACAAGTTGTTACTCGGTATAGTCCTGAACTCATCTGGCTCCAATCCTTACTACGTGAACTTTATATCTTCCCACTTCAACCTccctga